A genome region from Tenebrio molitor chromosome 4, icTenMoli1.1, whole genome shotgun sequence includes the following:
- the LOC138129774 gene encoding lamin Dm0-like: MASRSKKSSTPASQSHATRPSSPLSPTRHSRMQEKADLQNLNDRLACYIDRVRYLEGENSRLTREVQKTHETVTRQVTDIKSMYDNELSEARKLLDETFREKAKLEIDTKRLWDENEELKADLAKKSKELVLAENSARIWETRCNELQMKYNQANADAKKAINDLKDVEKERDKLRKQCEELRKQLEEESLARVDVENHNQTLREELSFKDQVFQKELVDTRTRRQVEISEIDGRLAEKYEAKLQETLQELRDQYESQMASNRQEIEMLYENKIKNLQSAASRHSSAAGNALDELRQVRTRIDTLSSRIGELEGENSSLQIRCRDLEKLLENERLRHAEDLAALENDLANLREQMTNQLQEYQDLMDIKVSLDTEIAAYRKLLESEEARLHITPHGSPDSSQSVIRGSSQRRTPVRAGAKRKRTLLEESHEQSLSDYSVNSSSKGEIEVSEADPEGKFVKLHNKSNQEIAIGGWTVVRKAGEHETLFKFHRSVKVEPNGTVTIWSSDQNKEHDPPTCLVMKGQKWLVSDNMTTTVFNTNGDEVAVSERAKRQLSSSVLRHREMAGGILGSEELHHQYGDPQGEEKCRLM, encoded by the exons ATGGCATCCAGATCAAAGAAAAGCTCGACGCCGGCTTCACAATCGCACGCGACGCGTCCATCCAGCCCCCTGAGCCCCACCAGGCATTCCCGCATGCAAGAAAAGGCCGATTTACAGAACCTTAACGACCGCCTAGCATGTTATATCGACAGAGTCCGGTACCTGGAGGGCGAAAACAGCCGTTTGACCCGGGAGGTCCAAAAGACCCACGAAACCGTCACCCGGCAAGTGACCGACATCAAATCCATGTACGATAACGAACTTTCAGAAGCGAGAAAGCTTCTGGATGAGACATTCCGCGAAAAGGCCAAACTGGAAATTGACACGAAGAGGTTGTGGGATGAGAATGAAGAACTCAAAGCCGACTTGGCCAAGAAAAGCAAAGAACTGGTGCTGGCAGAGAACTCGGCCAGGATTTGGGAAACTAGGTGCAATGAGTTGCAGATGAAGTACAACCAGGCGAACGCTGACGCCAAGAAAGCCATCAACGATCTCAAAGATGTCGAGAAGGAAAGGGACAAGCTTCGAAAGCAGTGTGAAGAATTGAGGAAGCAGTTGGAAGAGGAGTCGCTGGCTAGGGTCGACGTAGAGAACCACAATCAGACTCTCAGGGAGGAGCTGTCTTTCAAAGATCAG GTGTTCCAGAAGGAGCTGGTCGACACCCGGACCCGGCGTCAAGTCGAAATCAGCGAAATCGACGGTCGACTGGCCGAAAAATACGAGGCAAAACTGCAGGAAACTCTCCAAGAACTACGCGATCAGTATGAGAGCCAGATGGCGAGCAACCGTCAAGAAATCGAAATGTTGTACGAGAACAAAATCAAGAACCTCCAATCGGCGGCCAGCCGTCACTCTTCGGCCGCCGGCAACGCTCTGGACGAATTGCGCCAAGTCCGCACTCGCATCGACACACTCAGTTCGCGCATTGGCGAATTGGAAGGAGAAAATTCGTCCTTGCAGATCCGCTGCAGAGACCTGGAGAAGCTGCTGGAGAACGAACGTTTACGTCACGCCGAGGACCTGGCGGCTCTCGAGAACGACTTGGCCAATCTTCGCGAACAGATGACCAATCAGCTCCAAGAGTATCAGGATCTGATGGACATCAAAGTGTCTCTGGATACGGAAATAGCCGCCTACAGGAAATTGCTCGAGTCCGAAGAGGCGCGTTTGCACATCACGCCTCACGGTTCGCCCGACAGTTCCCAGTCGGTGATCAGGGGCAGTTCGCAGAGGCGCACTCCGGTGAGAGCCGGCGCCAAACGCAAGCGGACTCTTTTGGAGGAGAGTCACGAACAGAGTCTGTCCGACTACAGCGTAAACAGTTCTTCCAAAGGCGAGATCGAAGTGTCGGAAGCTGATCCCGAAGGTAAATTCGTCAAGTTGCACAACAAGAGCAACCAGGAGATCGCCATTGGCGGATGGACGGTTGTCAGGAAAGCCGGTGAGCACGAGACGCTCTTCAAGTTCCACCGTTCGGTCAAAGTCGAACCGAACGGTACTGTCACCATTTGGTCCTCGGATCAGAACAAGGAACACGATCCACCCACCTGTTTGGTAATGAAAGGACAGAAGTGGTTAGTCTCTGATAATATGACTACTACCGTGTTCAATACCAACGGAGACGAAGTCGCGGTGTCTGAAAG AGCAAAAAGGCAGCTTTCGAGTTCGGTTTTAAGGCACAGGGAGATGGCGGGCGGTATTTTGGGGTCCGAAGAACTCCACCACCAGTACGGTGATCCACAGGGTGAGGAGAAGTGTCGACTCATGTAA
- the LOC138129055 gene encoding putative fatty acyl-CoA reductase CG5065, whose amino-acid sequence MVENETNRISELFVNKTLLITGGTGFLGKVLIEKVLRTCPGVKKIYLIVRSKLDKTSKERLKQIFSGPLFDLVRKQQGDALFNKVEAVAGDLSAPNLGLAEADRKKLTEETEIIYHSGASVRFDEPLKNAVLLNVRGTKLMLNLANECKQLLLFCHISTAYCQEDQEILCDKIYEAPKDPHRIIEICEWMDETILNDIANKIRGVRANNYTFTKALAEGLINEQMNKLPVIILRPSAVIPIWNDPLPGWTDNINGPMGLLIGAGKGVIRTMYGRGDFYLDYIPVDVAATCMICTAYDFITHRCRRVYNLTSSDEIHMTFREMYELGKNIVTTSLPFNTFLWYPGGSMKQSRLHHNIDFFFFQLLPAILIDPILLVLGFKPFLVRVQKRILKGYEVLEYYTNRQWNFKKENMKTLRSQMNSKEKTVFKLESHDANKEEYFMDCMKGARRYILKEKDEDIPLAIRRMKIMRYVHEIFKIVFIVGLFYFLYKYFIAFLI is encoded by the exons atggtggaaaacgaAACTAACAGAATTTCGGAGTTATTTGTCAACAAAACATTACTGATTACCGGAGGCACTGGCTTCTTAGGAAAAGTTCTTATAGAAAAAGTGTTGCGAACTTGTCCcggagtgaaaaaaatttatctcATCGTTCGTTCCAAATTGGATAAGACCAGCAAAGAACGCCTAAAACAAATCTTCAGCGGACCT CTCTTCGACCTTGTGAGAAAACAACAAGGAGATGCccttttcaacaaagttgaaGCCGTCGCGGGTGACTTAAGCGCTCCAAATCTGGGTCTCGCTGAAGCCGATCGGAAAAAACTGACTGAagaaactgaaattatttacCATTCAGGGGCTTCAGTTAGGTTTGATGaacctttaaaaaatgcagttTTGCTTAATGTCAGGGGCACAAAACTGATGTTGAATTTAGCCAACGAATGTAAACAATTACTG TTATTTTGTCACATCTCTACAGCTTACTGCCAAGAAGATCAAGAAATTCTCTGTGATAAAATATATGAAGCGCCAAAGGATCCCCATCGGATTATTGAGATATGTGAATGGATGGACGAAACAATTCTGAATGATATTGCGAATAAAATAAGAGGAGTGAGAGCTAATAATTATACATTTACCAAAGCCCTCGCAGAGGGGTTAATTAACGAGCAAATGAATAAATTACCGGTGATAATTCTGCGGCCATCTGCag TTATTCCGATTTGGAATGACCCTCTTCCGGGATGGACAGATAATATTAATGGTCCCATGGGACTTCTAATTGGAGCTGGAAAAGGAGTCATTAGAACAATGTACGGAAGAGGAGACTTTTATCTCGACTACATTCCTGTCGATGTTGCGGCCACTTGCATGATCTGCACCGCATACGATTTCATAACTCACAG aTGCCGAAGAGTATACAATTTGACTTCTTCAGACGAAATCCATATGACATTTCGAGAAATGTACGAATTAGGAAAAAACATTGTTACCACAAGTCTCCCATTTAATACGTTCCTTTGGTATCCGGGTGGCTCCATGAAACAATCTCGGCTTCACCACAATAtcgattttttcttcttccagTTGTTGCCAGCTATACTGATAGATCCAATTCTTCTTGTGCTTGGATTTAAACCATT TTTAGTAAGAGTccaaaaaagaattttgaaaGGGTACGAGGTTTTAGAATACTACACTAACAGACAATGGaactttaaaaaagaaaacatgaaAACTCTTCGAAGTCAGATGAATTCCAAAGAAAAGACAGTCTTTAAATTAGAGTCACATGATGCGAATAAGGAAGAGTACTTTATGGACTGTATGAAAGGTGCCCGTCGttacattttaaaagaaaaagacgaaGACATCCCACTCGCCATAAGACGCATGAAAAT TATGCGTTACGTCCatgaaatctttaaaattgttttcattgttGGACTGTTCTATTTcctgtataaatattttatagcatttttaatttga